The nucleotide sequence GCTGTGGTTGGCCGTGGCGGCCGCAGCCCTTTCATGGCTGCCCGTGATCTTGTTGCGTCGGCGATTGATTCGGTAGGGGAGGCGAAGGGATGCCGGACATTCGGATGATCGTGTATGACCTGGACGGGACTTTGTATCGGGATCGGAGCCATTTTCGCCGTTATTGTGAACTTCTGGCTGCCGGGGCCCCCCGACCGAGCGCGTTTGAACGGGACTGGGAATATATGGAAGAAGAACGCCACCCTCTGCGGGTGGGGATGTTTTTCAACGGAAGAACGGGGCAGATCTGCGGCCCGAAGGGTTTGATGACCTGGGAGGGGGAGGTGGTAAAGGCGGGGTCAGCCTTTTATGATGATCTGGTGAACGACGTGGAACAAGAACGGGACCTGGGGGATTGGTTGTACATCGGCGACCTTTGGTGGTCGATGATCGCGCTGGCGGCGTGGCACCGGGTGCCGCCCGAGCGGCTGAGGGAAAGTTTCCTGGCTACCCGGGCGTATATGATGGAGGATGCGGTGCCGCTCCGGACAGTGCCCGGTCTGAGGGAGTTCATCCAAGCTCGCAACCGGGAAGGGGTGGTGCAGATCTTGGCCACGAACAGCCCCGAACCGGATAGCCGGGCGATCATCGGAAAACTCGGCTTGAAAGGTCTGTTTCAGGTTTGCTCCTTTGTCACGGGTAAACCTGCGGGATTGCTCCCCCGGTTGCGGGAGTGGGCGGCCGAATTCGGCGCTTCCCTCGACGAGGTGCTCATGGTGGGCGACAACTACCGGAATGACGTGGTGCCGGCCCGGCGCGGGGGATGCCGGACCTTTTTTCTGGACCCGCACCGGGTGCCCCACCCGGTGCACGCCACGTACCACGAGAGACGGATCGAGTCCCTGTTCGTTCACTGGAATTCTGCTCAGAACTTGTGTTGATCACGAGCGCGGGGGGTCCGTCAAATTCCAGAACCGCCGGGCGTTGGTATCCAGAATCTCCTGTTTGACCTGCTGGCTCAGGGGCAGCCCCTCGACCCAGGCTTTCACATCGGTCCGGCCGTTTAAAAATGGAATGTCGCTGCCAAAGAGTACACGTCCGGGCAGGCGTTCGATCCACTCCACCCATTGCTCCGCGGGCGGCCAACCCATGGGGCCAGGCCAGTGGTCGAGTGTTTCCGGGGTGATGGCCGCCGTGTCAAAGACGACGTTCGGCAGCTGCTCGGCGAGGCGCACAAAAGATTCGGTCTCGTACAGGCCGAAATGAGCCACTTGAACCCGAAGTTCGGGAAACCGGTCCATGGTCCGGGCGAAAAATCGAACGCCCACCGTTCCGGTGTAGTCCCGGGGGGCCGTCCCGGCGTGAACGATCAAAGGCTTGTTGAAAGCGATCAATGTTTCATACAGCGGATCGAGTCTCGGGTCGTCCATGGAGACCCGCTGCACGGCGCAGTGGAGTTTCATTCCCGCAAAACCCAGTTCCCCCAAGCAATACTCAGTTTCCGCGCTGACATCGTCGTCCTGGTGGACGCATCCGATGGGAACGACCTCGGGATGAACCGTCGCCAGGTCCGCCAACCAGTCGTTCAAGGACCGCGCCATTCCCGGTTTGTGGGCGTACAAGAGGACGAAGAATCGCTCTATTCCCTGCTTTCTGTGTTCTGCAAAGAGCTCTTCGGTCTGTTTGCCGTCATAAGGAATCTTCCAGCCATCCCGGCGAAACCAGGCGTAGATCGCGTTCATCAACCGTTCGGGGAAGGCGTGGGTGTGCACATCGATCATTCGACGAAGGCCTCCTTTTTGTAGCCATTTTAGCAAAATGATTCGAGAGTTAGAAACGCGTAGAAAGTGGTGGCGAAGTGCGCAAACGCTTCACAAAAGGCTCTCGGCGGAGGGGCGCACAAAAATGCCCCCGGGCCGGCCATGGCCCGGAGGCGGAAGGAGGTCTTGACGCCGGCTGCGTCATATCTTTGGGAATCAGACCGGGCGGTAGATGTCGCCGCCGCTTCGCCGGAACTCCTCGGCTTTCTCCGCCATCCCGACTTCGACGGCCTCGCTCAGCTCCACGCCCCTGCTCGCCGCGTACTCCCGGATGTCCTGGGTGATGCGCATGCTGCAGAATTTCGGGCCGCACATCGAGCAAAAATGAGCCGTTTTTGCCGGTTCGGCGGGGAGGGTTTCGTCGTGGAAGGCATAGGCCCGCTGCGGGTCCAGGGAAAGGTGGAACTGATCCCGCCACCGGAACTCAAACCGCGCTTTCGATAGGGCGTCGTCCCAAGCCTGGGCGCCGGGGTGGCCTTTGGCGAGATCTGCGGCGTGGGCGGCGATTTTGTAAGCGATGACCCCGTCCTTGACATCCTGTTTGTTTGGCAGCCCGAGGTGCTCTTTGGGTGTCACGTAGCAGAGCATGGCCGTGCCGAACCAGCCGATCATCGCGGCCCCGATGGCCGAGGTGATGTGGTCATACCCCGGGGCGATATCGGTCACCAGGGGTCCCAGGGTGTAGAAGGGCGCTTCCTGGCAAACTTCCATCTCCCGATCGACGTTTTCCTTGATTTTGTGCATGGGAATGTGCCCGGGGCCCTCGATCATCACCTGAACGTCGTGTTTCCACGCGATTTTGGTGAGTTCGCCGAGGGTCTCCAATTCGGCGAACTGTGCCTCGTCGTTCGCGTCGGCGATGGAGCCCGGACGCAAGCCGTCGCCCAGGGACACGGAGATGTCATAGGCCCGCAGGATCTCGCAGATCTCTTCAAAATGGGTGTATAAAAAATTCTCCCGGTGATGGGCCAGGCACCAGGCCGCCAGGATCGATCCGCCCCGGGAGACGATGCCCGTCACCCGTTTGGCGGTGAGAGGAATGTACCGCAACAGGACACCGGCGTGGATGGTGAAATAATCCACTCCCTGCTCCGCCTGTTCGATGAGGGTGTCCCGGTAGATCTCCCATGTCAACTCTTCCGGGCGGCCGTCTACTTTTTCCAAAGCTTGATAGATCGGGACCGTGCCGATGGGAACCGGGGAGTTGCGAATGATCCACTCCCGCGTCGTATGGATATTGCGCCCCGTGGATAGATCCATGACCGTATCCGCTCCCCACAGGGTGGCCCAGGTCATCTTTTCCACTTCTTCCTCAATGGACGAGGATACCGCCGAATTGCCGATGTTTGCGTTGATTTTCACGTGAAAATTCCGTCCGATGATCATCGGCTCGCTCTCGGGGTGGTTGATGTTCGCCGGAATGATGGCCCGGCCCCGGGCGACCTCTTGGCGGACGAATTCGGGATCCAGGTTCTCCCGGAGGGCGACGAATTCCATTTCCGGGGTGATGATCCCTTGTTTTGCATAATGCATCTGGGTCACTGCCCGGCCTGGCTTCGCCCGCAAGGGTTTGCGCGTGAGACCGGGGAACACTTCGCGGTTCGCCCGGGGGTCGTCGGGCCGCATCCCGTCGTCCTGGGGCAGCACCCGGCGGCCTTCGTATTCTTCGACGTCACCGCGCTCGAGAATCCACGGGCGGCGGAGGGGTGGAAGGCCCCGGCGCACGTCCGGGACATAATCCGGGTCGGTGTAGGGGCCGCTCGTGTCGTACACCCGAAGGGGCGGATTGTTTTCCCGCCCCGAGAGGCCATCGGTTGGGGAGAGATGGATTTCCCGCATCGGCACCCGCAGGTCCGGGCGAGAACCTTGAAGATACACTTTGCGACTTTCTGGAAAATGACCGGCATAAGACGGTACAAAGGGACCGTTTGGATTCGGCATGGAAGAGACCTCCTTTGGGGTGGTCATGCTGCACGTCCAGGGTCTCGGCGGGTTCCCGACCGTTCACCCGGTGGCGCCCGGTGCGCGGTGCGGAAAGCTGGGTCGGCGCGGCGGCCACTCTGGGGAACTTCCGTTGCCGCTCCTCTGGGGAGATCCCGTCGCACCTGTCTGGGCTCCGGCCGGCGGAATTGGCGAGGAAAAGAAAAACCGCGCCGGACCGGGGGCGGTTTGGCGCGGACGCGTGTCGAAAACGGTGTTTTGTGGCACGGCGCTGAGCGACGACGAGTGTTCCTCCGCTGGCATTACCCAGGTCAGGTTCTGACGGTCGGCAGCGGATCGGCTGCCCTCTCAGCCCGGCTCCCCGAGCTCCCGTGGATGTGCAGTTGTGCTGGTTTGAGAATAGCACAAGGGCGCTCCGGGGGCAAGGGAACGGGTCGGGGAGGAGGTGGGGCGGCATGGCTGATTCGCCTGTGATTCAACGATACACGAATGATTCGCCCACGGATTGTTCGGTTCTGGAATCAATAGCAGGGGAAGTTTATGACGCGTTGAGAAATCCACGCGCACTGTGAACCGGTCGCGAAGGGCTGCTGTGAAGAGCTTCTATCCGTTTTGGTACGATTCTTGCTAAACGTCTGTGGGAGCGATGGGACCTGAGGATCGAACGATGCGGGTGAGGGGTTACAGTCGATGCGGGGAGAAACAGGCGCGCCCGACACGAGCCTTTTTCGATGCCGAAAAGGCCAGGAGGGATAAGGGGTAAGGAGAAGGGACCAGAAAACTTTCCCCCAAAGGGGTCCAGGAAAGACAGGGGTTTTGAATGGGGGGAGGGATAGGTTCGGGCAAATTCACCCCAGTCCAATAAGACAGGTGAGTCCTCTTTTGTTAGAATAGTGGTTAGACAAATGATCCAACAAGGAGGACTCACCCTATGGCCATTATACCACAACTCGAACTGTTTTCCTGGGAAGACATTGAGCCGCTTGGAGACTTGGAACGCCTCCGGCTGGTTCTGGAACATCTGCCGGACGAAGCGCTCATGGCGCATCTGGAGAAATCGAGAGGTCATGGACGAGATGACTACCCGGTACGGGCGATGTGGAACTCGATGTTGGCAGGAATCGTGTTTCAGCACCCGTCGATCGAGAGCTTACGTCGGGAACTCTCTCGAAACGGGCAGTTGCGATCGATCTGTGGGTTGCGCGCAGTTCCCAGCGCAGCCGCTTACACCCGATTTCTCCGCAGCTTGATGGAGCACGGATCGTGGATCGAATCGATGTTCGACGAGCTGGTGAAGGCCCTGAGTGAGGAACTTCCGGAGTTCGGGCGTCGTTTGGCGATGGACAGTAAGGCAATCGCCTCGTGGGCGTCCCGTCCCTCGAAAGAAAAGAAGGAAGACGGACGGCGGGATCTGGATGCAGCATACGGGGTAAAAACCTATCGTGGGACCCGCGAGGACGGGAGTACATGGGAGAAAGTGGTCCGGTGGTTTGGCTACAAGCTCCACCTGGTGGTGGATGCTCAGCATGAATTGCCTGTGGCGTATACGGTGACCAAGGGGTCGCGCTCGGACGTCAAAGAAGGGCATGTCCTGCTGGATGAGTTGGAGAAACGCCATCCGGAGATGTTGAAAAAGGCCGAGGTCCTGACGGCCGATCGGGGGTACGACGACTCGAAACTCTTGAGTCGCTGCTGGGATGAATATGGGATCAAGCCCGTGATCGACACGAGGCGACTGTGGAAAGACGGGGAGCAAACGCGGTTGTTACCGGGACACACGAACGTGGTGTATGACGAACGGGGAGCGGTGTACTGTTACTGTCCAGAGACAGGGGCCCGGCAACAGATGAGCAATGGTGGGTTCGAGAAAGACCGGGGCACGCTGAAAAAAGTATGTCCAGCCAAGGCGTACGGGATCACGTGTCAAGGGCGGGAACAGTGCCCCGTGGCCGGAGGGGTGCGGGTGCCGCTCGCAGTGGACCGGCGGATCTTCACGCCGATTGCCCGGGAGAGCTACAAATGGGCGAAGGAATACCGGTACAGGACGGCGGTGGAGAGGGTGAACAGTCGCTTGGACGTCTCGTTTGGGTTTGAACGGCATACCATTCGTGGGCTGGCCAAGATGCGGTTGCGCTGCGGCTTGGCTTTGTGCGTGATGCTGGCGATGGCATTGGGGAGGGTGCGGGAGAAGCAGCAAGAACGCATGAGGAGCTTGGTTCGCAGCGTGTCCTAAACGGAACGCGATCGTAGAAGGTGGAGCTCCTGGGCCAGGTAACCAAGAACCTGACCCTGGTTCAGCATGGCCTGAACCATCCAACCTGTGGATGATAAACCAGATAATGGACATACCAAACTCGCCACGCCGATGGGATTCGTGCTGAAGGTTCGGGGAAAAAGGGACATCGAAAAAGGCTCGACACTTGTCGGTATTGCGTGACCGGCAGGGCGGGTGCACAATGAGGATACATGGCAGGCGGCTTTTGTGTATGGAGCGAGGAAGGTGGCAAGGGATGGGACGGATTGACAAACGTTGCTGGATCGGGCGGGGGATACCGCAATGAGGATGAATGATGAGGCCCCAAAATGGGCGCCGATTCCACCCGGTGATGTTGCCGCTCCCCTGGCGGGGGTGCGGGTATTCGATCTTTCCCGGGTGTTGGCCGGGCCCTTTTGTACGATGCTGCTGGGGGACCTGGGGGCGGAAGTGATCAAGGTGGAGACGCCCCGGGGTGGGGACGAGACCCGGAGCTGGGGCCCTCCCTTTGCCGGCGATGTCAGCGCGTACTATCTCTGTGCGAACCGGAACAAGCGGTCGATTGCCGTTAACCTCAAGTCTGCCGAGGGGCTGGAGGTCATCAGGCGCTTGGCCGCCCGCAGTGATGTGGTGATCGAAAATTTTCGCCCGGGGAAGGCGGAGGAGCTGGGAGTGGGATATGCCCAGCTCAAAAAGATCCGGCCGGATCTCGTCTATTGTTCAATCAGCGGATTCGGCCAAACCGGGCCGTACCGGAACCTGCCCGGATATGATTTTATCGTCCAGGCCATGTCGGGGCTGATGAGCATCACCGGGGAGGCGGACGGGCGGCCGATGAAAGTCGGGGTGGCGGTGGCCGATGTCTTCACGGGACTGTTTGCCGCCCTGGGGATCGTGTCGGCGCTGCGGGTGAAGGAGCGAACCGGGGTGGGGCAGTACATCGACCTGGCGCTGATGGATGTGCAGATCGCCGCCATGGTGAACGTGGCCAGCAATTATTTGGTGGGCGGCAATGTCCCCCGGCGGTATGGCAACCAGCACCCGAACATCGTGCCGTATCAAACTTTTGAGGCGGCGGACGGGGAGATCGCCGTGGCGGTGGGCAACGACCGGCAATTCCGGCGGTTGTGCGAGACGATGGGGGTGCCGGAGTGGGCGGAGGATCCCCGGTTTGCCACGAATGACCGCCGGGTGGAGAATCGCGACGTGCTGATCCCCATGCTTCAGGAGCGGTTCCGAACGCGGACGGGGCGGGAGTGGATGACGGCTCTGGCGGAGCATGAGATTCCTTGTGGTCCCATCCAGACGATGGACCGGGTGTTCGCCGATCCCCAGGTTCAGGCCCGAGAGATGGTGCGCCGTCTGGTCCATCCGTCCGCCGGGGAGGTGCCGGTGGTGGCGAATCCGTTAAAATTGTCGGAAACTCCGGTGCAGATCCGGCGGCATCCTCCGGATCTGGGGGAGCATACCGAGGAGATCTTGTTGGAACTCGGCTATACGCTTGAGCAAATTGAAGCTCTGGAGGCGGGTGGAAGCGTTCGCCGGGGCGGGAGCAGGGGGCCGGCTTCGGGGGACGGGGCTTCGGGGGAGAGGCCCGAATCCGACTCGCGGTAGGGTGCGAAGGGTGTGGCCGCTCTGGTCGGCCTCGCGGGAACGAGGTGCTTGCCAGGGCTTTGGCCCCGGGACGTGCGGCGGGGGGCCAGCCGTGCAGAAGTCGGTCCTGCCAGAACCGGCCAAATCGACGGAGCCCAGCCAAAGAGACCGGTGGGCCGGCCAAACAGATGGGCGGCCTGGCGAACAGACTGAACAGAAAAGGAGAGACACCATGCTGGATTTTAGTTTGACAGAAGAGCAAATGGCCGTTCGCGACATGGTGCGGGATTTTGTGGACAAGGAGATCATGCCGTATATCAAAGAGTGGGACGAGAACCATCATTTTGAACGCAGCGTCCTAGACAAACTCGCCGGGCTCGGCCTGATGGGCGTGTGCATTCCCCAGGCCTACGGCGGGGCGGGAATGGATTACAATACCCTGGCTCTGGTGTGTGAAGAGTTGGAGCGGGGGGACACGGCTTTTCGCACCGCGGTGTCGGTGCACACCGGGCTGAATTCCATGACTCTCCTGCAGTGGGGCACCGAGGAGCAGAAGCAAAAGTATCTCGTGCCCCAGGCCAAGGGGGAGAAGCTGGGGGCTTTTGGACTGACTGAGCCCGGGGCCGGGTCGGACGTGGCGGCGATGCAGACCACGGCGGTGCGGGACGGCGAGGGCTATCGGCTGAACGGGTCGAAAATCTGGATCTCCCTGGCGGATGTGGCGGATCATTTTTTGGTGTTTGCCTACACGGACAAAACGAAGAAACACCACGGTATCACGGCCTTTATCGTCGAGCGGACTTGGCCGGGGTTCAGCAGTCGGCCGATCAAAGGGAAACTCGGCATCCGGGCCGGGAATACCGGGGAGATCATTTTTGAGGATCTGTGGGTGCCCGAGGAGAATCGGCTGGGCGAAGAGGGGGAGGGGTTCAAGATCGCCATGTCGGCCCTGGACAACGGGCGGTTCACCGTGGCGGCGGGGGCCTGCGGGACGATTCAGGCCTGCCTGGAGGCGTCGCTGAAATACAGCCACGAGCGGGAGACCTTCGGCCAGGAGATCGGGCGGCACCAGTTGGTGCAGCAGATGATCGCGAAGATGGCGGCGAACCTGGAGATCTCCCGGCTTTTGGTGTGGAAGGCGGGATGGCTGAAAAATCAAGGGCAGCGCTGCACCCGGGAGGTGTCGCTGGCCAAATGGGTGGCCTGCGACGCCGCGTGGGAGGCGGCCAGCGACGCGGTGCAGATCCACGGGGCGTACGGATACTCGAACGAATACCCGGTGGAGCGGTATCTGCGCAACGCCAAGGCGCCTGTGATCTACGAAGGGACCCGGGAGATTCACACCATTATGCAGGCGGAGTACGCCCTGGGATACCGGGAGGACAAGCCGCTGAACAAGATGTTGCCGTCCTGGCCCTTTGAGGTGGACGGGGAGTAGGGTGAAAACGATGATGCGGCTGAAGTGAAAGCGTCATCATCAACGTGAATCCCCGCCGCAGGTGGGTGAAGGGACACGTGCCCGGCGAGGTGAATCTCGATCCGGCGGCTTACACGGCAAGTGACCTGCCCGGGGACAAAAACGTCACTTTGGTCTTTTATTGCAAGGATCCCGGCTGTGGAGCGGCCCGTCATGCGGCCAGGCGCGCCGAGAGGATGGGTTACCCCCATGTGTTCGTCATGCCGGACGGGATCGAGGGCTGGGTCCGGGCCGGCAACGCGGTGGAGCAGGGGTAGGACGGCCGGTTATCCCCTCGGCGCGGGGGCGCCTTTTCTGCCCGACTTGACCGTCGCGAAGAGGGAAAGAATCAGCGAGACGATCGACAGCCCCAGAGCCGTCCAGGGCGCCCAGGCCGGTACACCCGCTCCCGCTGCCGGCGCCGCGGGCGCTCCGGCGGCCGGCGTTCCGGCCTCTCCGCCGACTGCCGGCCCGGCCGCGGATGTGCCCGCGGTCGGCGTCCCCACCACGGTGACGGCCGCGGGCGTCTTCTCGTCCTGCGGGCCCGTCCACTCGACAACCGATCCGTCTTTGTAATATTGATAGGCCTTCCACGACAATTCGCCGGACTGCTGCGGATTTTTGGCCTGGAAGGAAAATTCCTGAAACTCTCCCGGTTTGATTCCTTCTCCCGCCGCCTGCCAGACGACCGCCGTGACGCGCCCGTTTTCCTTCTGCAGATCGTACGACCAGCCCGGCACCGGCTCCATAGATTCCACGGACACGCCGTCGGGCACCTTGAGAACGATTTTAACCGTCGGCACGTCTTTCTCCGTCGGAACGCGCACCGTGTATTTCTCCCACGCCCCCGGCCGGCTCTCCTTCGGCCAGACGGTGACGTGGGCGCTGGCCACCCCGGTGAAAACCAGAACAAAAAAGGCCATCAGCGCCGCAACCCGGAGCGGCCCGGACATCCGCACACGTCTCATCGACATCCCCATCCTTTTCAAATTTTCTCGGGAAATTTTCTCGGCCGAATCCCGTCGGACACGACAATCGGACCCGCCCCGACACCGCTCATCCGGCACCCGGCCGTCCCCGACACCCCCGCCCTACCGGCCCACCGAAAATTCGGTGTTCCAATCGATGTCCTCCAGGCTCCGGGTCAACCCGTGAATCCGGATCTGCCACCGGCCTCCCATGGACAGGAAACTCCCACCGGCTTCGTACCGTCCCGGTCCGACCGGTCGAAGGGCCACCTCCGTCTCGCCCATCTCCGGCATGCTCGGCATCGAAACGGTGACGCGAACCGTTTCCAGATCCGCCAGGGGCCGTCCCGACGGATCGCGCAGCTCCAGCCTCAGATGGTTCACGCCGGCCCGGTTCGGTTCCACCCATACTTCGGCGATTCCAGCTTTCTCGGCCAAAACGAGATGGAGCGGACCCGGATTCGATTGCGCGGGGGCGGATGACGTCAGGACCGCGACACAGATCGTCACCAGCATCCCCAAGGCCCATTCGGCGACGAGAGTTCGGCCCCTCCATTCGGCTGCTCGCCCTTCCCGGGGCAGCCCCGACAGCGGCAGGCCGTGCCAGGCCGCGAGGATCGCCATCCCCGCGACCAACATGAGTTTGACCAGGAGCGCCTTTCCCCAAACCGTATGCGTCAAGCTGAACGCTGTCGGGGCATGCAGAACCCCCTCCCGCATCCCGGTCAGCACCAGGATGGTCAAAGATCCCGCAAATCCCCAGCCGACCGCGCGCACCGCGGCATACCACTCCCGCCCGGCCGCCCCCGTCGCCCGCCACCAGACGGCCATCCCGGCCAGCCCCCCGATCCACCACCCGGCGGCCCCGAGGTGCAACATGTCTACCGGGACGTCGAAGGCCGGGGTCACACTGGTCCGGGCATGACCGGCCAGGGCCATGGGAAGCAGAACCCCGAAGGCGGGGAAGAGCCACAGATCGCCCCCCGGGCCCGGACGGAGCCACCGCTCCCCGGCATCCCGTCGCCAGGCGGCGAGAACCAGCAAAAACAGCAGGGGGATCTGCTCCACAAAGACCGCGCCGAATGAGCTGTTGCCGATCAGAACCGCCCACTGGGCCGGACTCCACGCTTCGCCCCAAAAGGGAAGCTCTCCCTGAATGTGCGTCTCCACCGGCAACCGGAGCAGACTGGCTGCCAGAACGGCCGTCGCCGTCCATGCGGTGACCCTCCGGACCGCCTCCGCCGGCGGTGCCGGGATCTCCCCCTTCCGGCGGGCCAGGACCCGCCAGAACCCGATCAGCCCCGGCAGGGTCAGCAGGGCCGCCCATTGCAATCCCCGGGCCACAACCCCCAACGGAGGCGGACCTCCGGCCGTCTCCGCTCCCCCCGCCGGTGCGGCCGAAACCGTTCCGACGGAAAAGACAAAATTCCCCTCCACCGGATGACCGTCCGCCGAGACGACCCGCCAGTGCACCGTGTACGTGCCGCGTTCGGACGTTCCTTCCAGAGGTACGACCAGCGAACTCCCGTCCCGGGGATCGGCCGCCGGGGGACCGGTAGCCACCCTCTTCCCGCCGGGGTCCAGCACCGTGACACTGGCGAACCTCGATTCCAAGGGCTCGCTGAACCACAGTTGAATGTGCGACGGGGGCGCCGCGACGACGCTGTCGGGCGCTGGGCTGGCTTTCACGAGATACGCATGAGCCCAGGCCGCCGGGGGGAAAAGGCCCCCCAACAGCGCGATCAACACCCATCCCCACAGGATCCGCCGCAGTCGCGTCCTCCGCCGCTCCATGCCTCGCTCCCCGCTCCTGTTGCCCATGAACGAAAACTCCCCGCCCCAAGCCCTTGCCTTCAGGCGTATTTGACCCTGGGCAGGTTCAGTATAGCTTTCCGTTCGCCGGACCAACAATAGCCCTTTCGGGTCATTGTGGGGACCGTCCCCCATACCAAATTCCCAAGCTGAAGTGGCGCAAGCAGAAAAGAACCGGTTCCGACGGTGACAGCATCTGGCTACACCGGGTCCCGGCTAATTTCACCCTGCCCAATCATTTCATAACGAGGGGGGCGCGTATCCCTACAATAAAATGAGAGGGATTACACCCTCTCGCACTTCCCCTGATGGCGAGGAGACGTTCCGTCCCTATTCGTCTTCAAACAGAGCCTCGACGATATACTGGATTTTCGGTACCAGCAAGCGCGGTGGAACATATTTTTCCACGATTTTCAGCACTTGT is from Kyrpidia tusciae DSM 2912 and encodes:
- a CDS encoding rhodanese-like domain-containing protein, producing the protein MNPRRRWVKGHVPGEVNLDPAAYTASDLPGDKNVTLVFYCKDPGCGAARHAARRAERMGYPHVFVMPDGIEGWVRAGNAVEQG
- a CDS encoding acyl-CoA dehydrogenase family protein, with amino-acid sequence MLDFSLTEEQMAVRDMVRDFVDKEIMPYIKEWDENHHFERSVLDKLAGLGLMGVCIPQAYGGAGMDYNTLALVCEELERGDTAFRTAVSVHTGLNSMTLLQWGTEEQKQKYLVPQAKGEKLGAFGLTEPGAGSDVAAMQTTAVRDGEGYRLNGSKIWISLADVADHFLVFAYTDKTKKHHGITAFIVERTWPGFSSRPIKGKLGIRAGNTGEIIFEDLWVPEENRLGEEGEGFKIAMSALDNGRFTVAAGACGTIQACLEASLKYSHERETFGQEIGRHQLVQQMIAKMAANLEISRLLVWKAGWLKNQGQRCTREVSLAKWVACDAAWEAASDAVQIHGAYGYSNEYPVERYLRNAKAPVIYEGTREIHTIMQAEYALGYREDKPLNKMLPSWPFEVDGE
- a CDS encoding HAD family hydrolase — translated: MPDIRMIVYDLDGTLYRDRSHFRRYCELLAAGAPRPSAFERDWEYMEEERHPLRVGMFFNGRTGQICGPKGLMTWEGEVVKAGSAFYDDLVNDVEQERDLGDWLYIGDLWWSMIALAAWHRVPPERLRESFLATRAYMMEDAVPLRTVPGLREFIQARNREGVVQILATNSPEPDSRAIIGKLGLKGLFQVCSFVTGKPAGLLPRLREWAAEFGASLDEVLMVGDNYRNDVVPARRGGCRTFFLDPHRVPHPVHATYHERRIESLFVHWNSAQNLC
- a CDS encoding transposase produces the protein MAIIPQLELFSWEDIEPLGDLERLRLVLEHLPDEALMAHLEKSRGHGRDDYPVRAMWNSMLAGIVFQHPSIESLRRELSRNGQLRSICGLRAVPSAAAYTRFLRSLMEHGSWIESMFDELVKALSEELPEFGRRLAMDSKAIASWASRPSKEKKEDGRRDLDAAYGVKTYRGTREDGSTWEKVVRWFGYKLHLVVDAQHELPVAYTVTKGSRSDVKEGHVLLDELEKRHPEMLKKAEVLTADRGYDDSKLLSRCWDEYGIKPVIDTRRLWKDGEQTRLLPGHTNVVYDERGAVYCYCPETGARQQMSNGGFEKDRGTLKKVCPAKAYGITCQGREQCPVAGGVRVPLAVDRRIFTPIARESYKWAKEYRYRTAVERVNSRLDVSFGFERHTIRGLAKMRLRCGLALCVMLAMALGRVREKQQERMRSLVRSVS
- a CDS encoding CaiB/BaiF CoA transferase family protein, giving the protein MNDEAPKWAPIPPGDVAAPLAGVRVFDLSRVLAGPFCTMLLGDLGAEVIKVETPRGGDETRSWGPPFAGDVSAYYLCANRNKRSIAVNLKSAEGLEVIRRLAARSDVVIENFRPGKAEELGVGYAQLKKIRPDLVYCSISGFGQTGPYRNLPGYDFIVQAMSGLMSITGEADGRPMKVGVAVADVFTGLFAALGIVSALRVKERTGVGQYIDLALMDVQIAAMVNVASNYLVGGNVPRRYGNQHPNIVPYQTFEAADGEIAVAVGNDRQFRRLCETMGVPEWAEDPRFATNDRRVENRDVLIPMLQERFRTRTGREWMTALAEHEIPCGPIQTMDRVFADPQVQAREMVRRLVHPSAGEVPVVANPLKLSETPVQIRRHPPDLGEHTEEILLELGYTLEQIEALEAGGSVRRGGSRGPASGDGASGERPESDSR
- a CDS encoding amidohydrolase family protein; translated protein: MIDVHTHAFPERLMNAIYAWFRRDGWKIPYDGKQTEELFAEHRKQGIERFFVLLYAHKPGMARSLNDWLADLATVHPEVVPIGCVHQDDDVSAETEYCLGELGFAGMKLHCAVQRVSMDDPRLDPLYETLIAFNKPLIVHAGTAPRDYTGTVGVRFFARTMDRFPELRVQVAHFGLYETESFVRLAEQLPNVVFDTAAITPETLDHWPGPMGWPPAEQWVEWIERLPGRVLFGSDIPFLNGRTDVKAWVEGLPLSQQVKQEILDTNARRFWNLTDPPRS
- the thiC gene encoding phosphomethylpyrimidine synthase ThiC, yielding MPNPNGPFVPSYAGHFPESRKVYLQGSRPDLRVPMREIHLSPTDGLSGRENNPPLRVYDTSGPYTDPDYVPDVRRGLPPLRRPWILERGDVEEYEGRRVLPQDDGMRPDDPRANREVFPGLTRKPLRAKPGRAVTQMHYAKQGIITPEMEFVALRENLDPEFVRQEVARGRAIIPANINHPESEPMIIGRNFHVKINANIGNSAVSSSIEEEVEKMTWATLWGADTVMDLSTGRNIHTTREWIIRNSPVPIGTVPIYQALEKVDGRPEELTWEIYRDTLIEQAEQGVDYFTIHAGVLLRYIPLTAKRVTGIVSRGGSILAAWCLAHHRENFLYTHFEEICEILRAYDISVSLGDGLRPGSIADANDEAQFAELETLGELTKIAWKHDVQVMIEGPGHIPMHKIKENVDREMEVCQEAPFYTLGPLVTDIAPGYDHITSAIGAAMIGWFGTAMLCYVTPKEHLGLPNKQDVKDGVIAYKIAAHAADLAKGHPGAQAWDDALSKARFEFRWRDQFHLSLDPQRAYAFHDETLPAEPAKTAHFCSMCGPKFCSMRITQDIREYAASRGVELSEAVEVGMAEKAEEFRRSGGDIYRPV
- a CDS encoding YcnI family copper-binding membrane protein produces the protein MRRVRMSGPLRVAALMAFFVLVFTGVASAHVTVWPKESRPGAWEKYTVRVPTEKDVPTVKIVLKVPDGVSVESMEPVPGWSYDLQKENGRVTAVVWQAAGEGIKPGEFQEFSFQAKNPQQSGELSWKAYQYYKDGSVVEWTGPQDEKTPAAVTVVGTPTAGTSAAGPAVGGEAGTPAAGAPAAPAAGAGVPAWAPWTALGLSIVSLILSLFATVKSGRKGAPAPRG